A genomic stretch from Candidatus Margulisiibacteriota bacterium includes:
- a CDS encoding Rrf2 family transcriptional regulator translates to MKISFKGDYALKALLYLAISYGVKDVIRLQELSGELDIPHKFLETVMSDLLKGGFVKSKRGKNGGYYLDQHPAQIILGDVVRYVDGPIEPIACVDSCYKDCKDVDHCALRIIWQKATKAVSDIVDNVTLQDLVEKSRKRKAILDYSI, encoded by the coding sequence GTGAAGATATCGTTTAAAGGAGATTATGCATTGAAGGCACTGCTTTATTTAGCTATTTCTTATGGCGTAAAAGATGTCATAAGGTTGCAAGAGCTGTCTGGAGAGCTGGATATACCCCATAAGTTTTTGGAGACAGTTATGTCGGATTTGCTAAAAGGTGGGTTTGTGAAGAGTAAGCGAGGTAAAAATGGTGGTTATTATTTAGACCAACACCCTGCTCAGATTATTTTAGGAGATGTTGTTCGTTATGTGGATGGACCGATTGAGCCAATAGCTTGTGTGGATAGTTGCTATAAAGATTGTAAGGATGTAGACCATTGTGCTCTTAGAATAATTTGGCAAAAGGCAACAAAGGCTGTTTCAGATATTGTAGATAACGTTACATTGCAAGATTTAGTAGAAAAATCTAGGAAAAGAAAAGCTATTCTAGATTATTCTA